Proteins encoded by one window of Channa argus isolate prfri chromosome 13, Channa argus male v1.0, whole genome shotgun sequence:
- the ncoa6 gene encoding nuclear receptor coactivator 6 isoform X1 has protein sequence MDNQRTPPELSQKTEHLEADNDSDRDSGVGDDTGDDVESCIGSTLTEVEKANKHCAFEKYSGEGQDFTVFVAFQGNMDDEDFAQKLDTVLSGIPNMLDMGSERLQPQRVEPWNSVRVTFNIPRDAAERLRVLAQNNQQQLRELGILSIQIEGEGAINVAVGPNRGQEVRVNGPIGAPGQMRMDVGFPGQPGPGAVRMANPSMVPSGPGMTGQALVPGSSGQMHPCAPRPPLQTDVMEQMMPGMPVQQQQPLQHQQAGPHGSGSMHPQAAHHMQALQTGRPLNPAAMQQLHQQHHQQQQAQLSQLGARPPFNPSAQMAVRPGWNQMPPGVLQQQGPHVGPAWRKPLQQAQMVPRQPSLATVQTPSHPPPPYPFGSQQAGQVFSAMGQGQLQQQQQQQPQQQQQQQQQTAMGQFAAPQPKGPQGGHGGVAGAPRPPPPLPPTSGPQGTLSAKSPGSSSSPFQQGSPGTPPMMAQRPTTPQGFPQGVGSPGRAALTQQSNMQQGFMGMPQHGQPGAQGHPGMPKRPMGFPAQNFVQGQVNASTPGTPGGGTTQQLQSSQAMTHTGAQPSATTPSSMQVPPHAQPNVMGVQNSMAGPPPGTTTGPSMGQQQPGLQTQMIGLQHQAQPVSSSPSQMVQGQGGGQTVLSRPLSQGQRGGMTPPKQMMPLQGQGVMHGPGQMVGGQGHQAMLLQQQQQPQQNPMMEQMVANQMQGNKQAFGGKIPAGIIPGQVMRGPAPNIAGNMAQFQGQVGPQQMTPQQQQQMAQIQQQQLQQQQQLQQQQQLQQQQQHLQQQQQLQQQQQLQQHQQINQQQPQQVPIAGNPNQAMSMHGQQMRLSAGLIQQQLQQKQVMLQQQAAQQHPHPMADPGSGTGDLGVQQMVPDIPAQQQQGMIGGPQHMQMGNGHFAAHGMNFNPQFPGQMPVGGPCGQQGGYSVNKDVTLSSPLLVNLLQSDISASQIGPGGKQGPGGGNQAKPKKKKPVRKKKPKEGEGQQQVEGLSGLDVAGMEESELPNLSGEQSLGLDSTGPKLPDFANRPAGFTGQPGDQRVLQQVSMHFIQQQQQPQQPQQQQQPQQQQQQQMQHIQQQQIQQQQMQQQQQVQQQMQQQQQQQVQQQMQQQQVQQQMQQQQQVQQQMQQQQQVQQQIQQQQQVQQQMQQQQQVQQQMQQQQQQVQQQMQQQQVQQQMQQQQVQQQMQQQQMQQQQVQQQQMQQQQVQQQMQQQQVQQQMQQQQVQQQMQQQQVQQQQQVQQQMQQQVQQQMQQQQQLQQQQMQQQQMQQMQMQGLQNAQGQPGMTGPQTGQAQPQMHPHELQQQPQQTQQPHMQHQQPQQMMMMLKNRMSIPPGGQLPSRGIGNPSEVQRLPVSQQGNVPVMISLQGHGGVPPSPDKTRGMPVMVNPQLAGTARRMSHPDVGQGSQGNGSEESSAGAPKQDRPVCPEMGMQTGNGTQPIMANQASSTHVMKQGPGPSPMPQHTGASPQQQLPTQPQQGGPMPGLHFPNVPTNSQSSRPKTPNRASPRPYHHPLTPTNRPPSTEPSEINLSPERLNASIAGLFPPKINIPLPPRQPNLNRGFDQQGLNPTTLKAIGQAPPSLTLTGNNNNGSTGGNNTNSSQQPLSAGSGAGGAGTKQDKQPGVQGKRASPSNSRRSSPASSRKSATPSPGRQKGTKMAITCPPHQQQSVNPQGQTMMLSPTSVPPSPVSMPSQVSGNVETQQSQSPFQGIQNSHAESIRESQGVMTAEQRPTAQPQPQLQPLRELSAPRMASPRFPMPQQAKPDLEQQGDTVDRQPTQAASIQDSEVSPALRAAPTSLNQLLDNTGVTNTPLRPTQSNNVRDVMGKDSPKSALDTGRSLHSNAQSTDVSASVPTVSTINESEAKPKPTVPIPTTSSNLRPTSIPTSQTSTNVNSNTNHGLNQTNPSPNLNLTAIPCSTLSTNTNITQNASPNQVTSGQSSTALTLSTSSNASSVLNPNSLALKPVIQIPAASSTMSPNQITVFVTSNTITSAPNSQVPSSIGSTMVAVPSKNYRPQDIRQQTPVSRSAQFITTTPVFINPIFQVPGPSAAPNTTVVSQPVTMVGPIQVSTANIQLSPAAGSTQPSGLNMTNTQAARSAVGQVHIATTSSSSVPGCTLPTLQQINPATLKTENLGEAGSSQKCSPPVQHPSPHPSPSASSPFQLPLASTPPCSSPGVVNTIRRSPTSPSLTAQVKSKPAPAAAAVSGNAETQQSSIERNAQLPTVAVPSQVFHSPASPAIQTEAQVARTAAAAPDNLTPPAVSSPIPVPGQVSIPTQTVAQAPIPAPASVSNPTQAATSQASYATTTSISSATSLPTVAPVTSIVPIVATLGPVQKGPPTTSSADVNFSGVPPAQSDPPVIEPAILPAATPAETTQSTEVPIQRDIQQSQEPVSSEKMGEEVSTGSEQGWAKKRKTPINVPRAALEKPKGPSRRSSRAEKEVEEEPAADSGIRKRSARPGTSAAVKETGASPTQAKRRKSK, from the exons ATGGACAATCAGCGTACTCCACCTGAGCTGTCCCAGAAGACAGAACACCTGGAAGCTGATAATGACTCGGACAGGGACTCTGGTGTTGGGGATGATACAGGAGACGACGTGGAGAGTTGCATTGGAAGCACATTAACAGAAGTGGAAAAAGCCAACAAGCATTGCGCGTTTGAAAAATACAGTGGGGAGGGGCaggattttacagtttttgttgcCTTTCAAGGGAATATGGATGATGAGGACTTCGCACAAAAACTTGACACTGTCCTCAGTGGGATACCAAACATGCTTGATATGG gcTCTGAGAGGCTACAGCCTCAGCGTGTGGAACCATGGAACAGTGTAAGAGTAACCTTTAACATTCCTAGGGATGCTGCTGAGAGACTCAGAGTGCTAGCCCAGAACAACCAGCAGCAGCTGAGAGAACTGGGAATTCTCTCTATTCAGATTGAAG GGGAAGGGGCCATCAATGTGGCTGTGGGACCAaacagaggacaagaagtcagaGTGAATGGACCAATTGGAGCACCTGGACAGATGAGAATGGATGTAGGCTTTCCAGGTCAGCCTGGTCCAG GAGCTGTAAGGATGGCTAATCCATCGATGGTACCATCTGGGCCTGGGATGACGGGTCAGGCTTTGGTACCAGGCAGCAGTGGACAAATGCATCCTTGTGCTCCAAGGCCACCTTTACAGACag ATGTGATGGAACAGATGATGCCAGGTATGCCAGTTCAGCAGCAACAGCCACTTCAGCACCAACAGGCTGGTCCCCACGGCTCAGGGTCCATGCATCCTCAGGCTGCCCACCACATGCAGGCTCTGCAAACTGGTAGACCGCTCAACCCTGCTGCAATGCAGCAGCTTCATCAACAGCATCACCAACAGCAACAGGCCCAACTCTCACAGCTTGGAGCTAGACCTCCATTTAACCCATCAGCCCAGATGGCTGTGCGTCCTGGATGGAACCAGATGCCCCCTGGTGTCCTCCAGCAACAAGGCCCTCACGTTGGCCCTGCCTGGAGAAAGCCCCTGCAACAAGCCCAAATGGTTCCACGGCAACCCTCCCTTGCAACAGTTCAGACACCCAGCCATCCTCCACCCCCTTATCCATTTGGCAGTCAGCAGGCAGGGCAGGTATTCAGTGCCATGGGACAGGGACAgttgcagcaacaacaacaacagcagccgcagcagcagcagcaacaacaacagcagacagcaaTGGGTCAGTTTGCTGCCCCCCAACCTAAAGGTCCACAGGGTGGCCATGGTGGTGTTGCAGGAGCTCCTAGACCCCCTCCACCCCTTCCACCAACTTCTGGACCACAGGGCACCCTCAGTGCCAAATCTCCTGGTTCCTCCTCATCTCCTTTTCAACAGGGTTCACCGGGGACTCCTCCCATGATGGCTCAGAGACCTACAACTCCACAGGGATTTCCCCAGGGTGTTGGTTCACCAGGAAGAGCAGCCCTCACCCAACAGAGTAACATGCAACAAGGATTCATGGGAATGCCCCAGCATGGACAGCCTGGAGCCCAAGGTCACCCAG GCATGCCAAAGCGTCCCATGGGCTTTCCAGCCCAAAACTTTGTCCAAGGTCAGGTAAATGCCAGCACTCCAGGAACACCTGGTGGAGGAACCACTCAGCAGCTTCAGAGCAGCCAAGCAATGACTCACACAG GAGCTCAGCCATCAGCAACAACACCAAGCTCAATGCAGGTTCCACCACATGCCCAACCCAATGTTATGGGTGTACAAAATAGCATGGCAGGTCCCCCCCCTGGTACAACTACTGGGCCTAGTATGGGCCAGCAACAGCCTGGCCTCCAGACCCAGATGATAGGCCTCCAGCATCAGGCCCAGCCCGTGTCCTCTTCCCCCAGCCAGATGGTTCAAGGCCAGGGTGGAGGTCAGACTGTTCTCTCAAGGCCCCTCAGTCAAGGGCAGAGAGGAGGGATGACCCCACCCAAGCAGATGATGCCTCTGCAAGGCCAGGGGGTGATGCATGGGCCGGGTCAGATGGTTGGTGGCCAAGGGCACCAGGCCATGCTtctacagcagcaacaacaaccgcaACAAAACCCAATGATGGAACAAATGGTTGCCAATCAGATGCAAGGCAACAAGCAGGCATTTGGAGGCAAGATTCCAGCTGGGATCATTCCTGGCCAGGTGATGCGTGGCCCTGCTCCAAACATCGCAGGTAACATGGCTCAGTTCCAAGGTCAGGTTGGTCCACAGCAGATGACcccacaacaacagcagcaaatgGCACAGATCCAACAGCAgcagttgcaacaacagcagcagttgcaacaacagcagcagttgcaacaacaacagcagcatttgcaacaacagcagcagttgcaacaacagcagcagctgcaacaaCACCAACAGATTAACCAGCAACAACCCCAGCAGGTTCCTATTGCTGGTAATCCTAATCAAGCTATGAGTATGCATGGGCAACAAATGAGGCTTTCAGCTGGTCTTATCCAACAACAATTGCAGCAGAAACAGGTCATGTTGCAACAACAAGCAGCTCAACAACATCCACATCCTATGGCAGATCCCGGCAGTGGGACAGGGGACTTGGGAGTTCAACAGATGGTCCCTGATATaccagcacagcagcagcaaggcATGATAGGGGGCCCTCAGCATATGCAGATGGGAAATGGGCACTTTGCAGCTCATGGCATGAACTTTAACCCACAGTTCCCTGGTCAGATGCCTGTGGGAGGACCTTGTGGACAGCAAGGCGGCTATTCTGTCAATAAGGATGTTACACTCAGTAGCCCACTGCTGGTCAACTTGCTGCAGAGTGATATCTCAGCTAGTCAAATTGGGCCAGGAGGAAAACAAGGACCAGGTGGCGGGAACCAGGCCaaaccaaaaaagaagaaaccagTGCGAAAGAAGAAGcctaaagagggagagggacaACAACAAGTAGAAGGACTAAG TGGTCTTGATGTGGCTGGGATGGAGGAATCTGAACTACCAAATCTGAGTGGTGAACAAAGTTTGGGCTTAGACAGCACAGGCCCTAAACTCCCTGATTTTGCCAACAGGCCTGCGG gCTTTACTGGCCAACCTGGAGACCAGAGAGTGTTGCAACAGGTATCCATGCACTTTatccagcagcaacaacaaccacaacaaccccagcagcagcaacagccacagcaacaacaacaacaacaaatgcagCACATTCAACAGCAACAGATACAGCAAcagcaaatgcagcagcagcagcaagtgcaacagcaaatgcagcagcagcagcagcagcaagtgcaacagcaaatgcagcagcagcaagtgcaacagcaaatgcagcagcagcagcaagtgcaacagcaaatgcagcagcagcagcaagtgcaacagcaaatacagcagcagcagcaagtgcaacagcaaatgcagcagcagcagcaagtgcaacagcaaatgcagcagcagcagcagcaagtgcaacagcaaatgcagcagcagcaagtgcaacagcaaatgcagcagcagcaagtgcagcagcaaatgcagcagcagcaaatgcagcagcagcaagtgcagcagcagcaaatgcagcagcagcaagtgcagcagcaaatgcagcagcagcaagtgcagcagcaaatgcagcagcagcaagtgcagcagcaaatgcagcagcagcaagtacaacagcagcagcaagtgcaacagcaaatgcagcagcaagtgcaacagcagatgcagcagcagcaacagttacaacaacaacagatgcagcagcagcagatgcaaCAGATGCAGATGCAGGGTCTACAAAATGCTCAAGGACAGCCGGGCATGACAGGGCCACAGACAGGTCAAGCCCAGCCCCAGATGCATCCTCATGAGCTGCAGCAACAACCCCAACAAACTCAACAGCCACACATGCAACATCAG CAACCGCAgcaaatgatgatgatgctgaagAATCGCATGTCCATTCCACCAGGGGGGCAACTCCCTTCTCGAGGTATAGGCAATCCATCTGAGGTGCAAAGGCTTCCTGTTTCACAGCAAGGCAATGTGCCTGTAATGATCAGCCTTCAAGGGCATGGAGGGGTACCCCCATCACCTGACAAAACCAGAGGGATGCCGGTGATGGTAAACCCACAG CTTGCAGGCACTGCACGGAGAATGTCCCATCCCGATGTAGGTCAGGGGTCCCAAGGCAATGGATCTGAAGAGTCTTCGGCAGGGGCACCCAAGCAAGACAGGCCTGTTTGCCCAGAAATGGGCATGCAAACTGGAAATGGGACCCAACCGATCATGGCGAATCAGGCCTCCAGCACTCATGTGATGAAGCAAGGGCCTGGGCCATCACCAATGCCCCAGCACACGGGGGCCAGTCCCCAGCAGCAGTTACCCACACAGCCTCAGCAAGGAGGCCCCATGCCTGGCCTTCATTTCCCCAATGTTCCCACAAACTCACAGAGCTCCCGACCCAAAACTCCCAACCGAGCCAGCCCCAGGCCATACCACCATCCTCTTACTCCTACTAATCGTCCACCCAGTACTGAGCCTTCAGAAATCAACCTTTCACCTGAAAGGCTGAATGCCTCTATTGCAGGACTGTTTCCTCCCAAAATCAACATTCCTCTGCCTCCTAGGCAGCCTAACCTAAACAGGGGATTTGACCAGCAAGGTCTTAACCCAACAACCCTGAAAGCCATTGGACAGGCTCCTCCTAGCTTAACTTTAAcgggcaacaacaacaatggtAGTACAGGTGGAAATAACACTAACAGCAGTCAGCAGCCTTTGTCTGCTGGCAGTGGAGCAGGAGGTGCAGGTACCAAACAGGACAAGCAGCCTGGAGTGCAAGGTAAGAGAGCAAGTCCTAGCAATAGTCGGAGGTCAAGCCCTGCCTCTAGCCGCAAGTCAGCCACCCCAAGTCCAGGAAGACAAAAGGGAACAAAAATGGCCATTACCTGTCCTCCTCACCAGCAGCAGTCTGTCAATCCTCAGGGGCAAACTATGATGCTAAGCCCCACTTCAGTACCCCCAAGTCCAGTATCTATGCCTTCACAAGTAAGTGGGAACGTTGAGACACAACAGAGTCAGAGCCCTTTCCAAGGAATTCAGAATAGCCATGCTGAGAGTATCAGAGAAAGCCAGGGAGTGATGACAGCAGAGCAGCGACCAACGGCTCAGCCTCAAccccagctgcagcctttgaGGGAATTATCAGCTCCCAGAATGGCAAGTCCTCGCTTCCCCATGCCTCAGCAGGCTAAACCTGACTTGGAACAGCAGGGTGACACAGTAGATAGGCAGCCAACACAAGCAGCTTCCATTCAGGATTCTGAGGTCTCACCTGCTCTCAGGGCAGCTCCAACATCACTCAACCAATTACTGGATAACACAGGTGTCACTAACACACCACTTCGACCCACACAGAGTAATAATGTTAGGGATGTAATGGGAAAGGACAGTCCCAAGTCTGCTTTAGATACAGGCCGGTCACTCCACAGTAATGCCCAGAGTACAGATGTGTCAGCTTCGGTCCCTACTGTTTCCACTATAAATGAATCAGAAGCTAAACCCAAACCTACTGTCCCAATCCCTACTACCAGTTCTAACTTGAGGCCTACTTCAATTCCCACCTCACAAACTAGCACTAATGTGAACTCCAATACTAACCATGGCCTTAATCAAACCAATCCCAGTCCAAATTTAAACTTAACAGCCATACCTTGCAGCACCCTCAGTACTAACACTAATATCACCCAAAATGCAAGCCCCAATCAAGTCACTTCTGGTCAGAGTAGTACTGCCTTAACTTTAAGTACCAGTTCTAATGCCAGCTCCGTTTTAAATCCTAACAGTTTGGCTCTAAAACCAGTCATCCAGATCCCTGCTGCCTCTAGCACTATGTCCCCCAACCAGATCACTGTATTTGTCACCTCTAACACAATTACCTCTGCACCCAATTCCCAGGTACCTTCATCTATTGGCTCTACAATGGTGGCTGTCCCCAGTAAGAACTATAGGCCTCAGGACATCCGTCAGCAGACCCCTGTATCCCGATCTGCTCAGTTTATCACAACCACCCCTGTATTTATTAACCCAATATTTCAGGTCCCAGGACCATCTGCAGCTCCCAATACCACAGTGGTATCACAGCCAGTGACCATGGTGGGGCCTATTCAAGTGTCCACAGCAAATATCCAACTTTCTCCTGCTGCAGGCTCCACCCAGCCCTCTGGGCTTAACATGACCAACACCCAGGCTGCCAGGAGTGCTGTTGGACAGGTTCACATTGCCACCACTTCATCTTCGTCAGTCCCGGGTTGTACTCTCCCAACTCTGCAGCAAATTAATCCTGCAACTctcaaaacagaaaatctaGGGGAGGCAGGTTCTTCTCAAAAATGTAGTCCCCCGGTCCAACATCCATCTCCCCATCCAAGCCCTTCAGCATCATCTCCCTTTCAGCTACCACTGGCCTCTACTCCTCCTTGCTCTAGTCCCGGGGTTGTGAACACTATCAGAAGAAGCCCCACATCTCCATCTCTCACTGCACAGGTGAAAAGCAAGCCTGCAccggctgctgcagctgtttctgGTAATGCTGAGACCCAACAGAGTTCTATCGAGAGGAATGCACAGTTGCCCACTGTGGCTGTGCCGTCACAGGTCTTTCATTCTCCTGCTAGTCCTGCCATTCAGACTGAAGCACAAGTTGCCcgtactgctgctgctgctccagacaACCTTACTCCCCCTGCTGTCTCCTCCCCAATCCCAGTTCCTGGACAAGTTTCTATTCCTACTCAGACTGTTGCTCAGGCTCCAATTCCTGCACCAGCTTCAGTCTCTAACCCAACCCAGGCTGCAACTTCTCAAGCTTCTTATGCCACTACCACTAGTATCTCTTCTGCTACCTCCCTTCCTACGGTTGCTCCTGTAACATCCATTGTTCCAATTGTTGCTACACTTGGACCTGTTCAGAAGGGTCCCCCCACCACATCCTCTGCAGACGTTAACTTCAGTGGAGTTCCACCAGCTCAGTCTGACCCCCCAGTTATAGAACCTGCTATACTGCCAGCTGCAACACCTGCTGAAACAACTCAGTCCACTGAGg TACCTATTCAACGAGACATCCAGCAGTCACAGGAACCTGTTTCCAGTGAGAAGATGG GTGAAGAGGTCTCAACAGGTTCTGAACAAGG ATgggcaaagaaaagaaagacgCCCATCAACGTCCCAAG agctgctctgGAGAAACCCAAAGGACCGAGCAGACGCAGCTCCCGGGCAGAGAAGGAGGTTGAGGAGGAACCAGCAGCAGATAGTGGCATTAGGAAGAGATCAGCCAGGCCTGGAACCAGTGCTGCTGTTAAAG AAACTGGAGCAAGCCCCACCCAGGCTAAACGAAGGAAGTCCAAATAG